From a single Brassica napus cultivar Da-Ae chromosome C9, Da-Ae, whole genome shotgun sequence genomic region:
- the LOC106417808 gene encoding uncharacterized protein LOC106417808, producing MSEEYEESDIIFSEQATIQECNQKTRFSNIRNDEKGTRQRVAAKKTSPMSIPVNNFRRTEWETTEEEEEEEEEEEDKTPPHVIVERRLKEQIAFSVCALKGRDLNRHRNSVLRMTGFLEA from the coding sequence ATGTCGGAAGAATATGAAGAATCGGACATTATATTTTCCGAGCAAGCCACGATCCAAGAGTGTAACCAGAAAACTAGATTCTCTAACATCAGAAATGACGAGAAGGGCACAAGGCAGCGTGTGGCTGCGAAGAAAACATCTCCCATGAGTATTCCGGTGAATAATTTCCGGCGTACGGAATGGGAAACgactgaggaggaggaggaggaggaggaggaggaggaggataagACTCCTCCACATGTGATAGTCGAAAGAAGGTTGAAAGAGCAAATAGCGTTTTCCGTTTGTGCCCTTAAAGGAAGAGACCTGAATCGTCACCGCAACTCCGTTCTTAGGATGACCGGCTTCTTAGAGGCTTGA
- the LOC106418558 gene encoding omega-3 fatty acid desaturase, chloroplastic-like, with product VVSFVIVKTKKKINFFFGFSGHGSFSNDPRLNSVVGHLLHSSILVPYHGWRISHRTHHQNHGHVENDESWHPMSEKIYESLDKPIRFFRFTLPLVMLAYPFYLWARSPGKKGSHYHPDSDLFLPKERNDVLTSTACWTAMAALLVCLNFVMGPMQMLKLYVIPYWINVMWLDFVTYLHHHGHEDKLPWYRGKEWSYLRGGLTTLDRDYGLINNIHHDIGTHVIHHLFPQIPHYHLVEATEAAKPVLGKYYREPDKSGPLPLHLLGILAKSIKEDHFVSDEGDVVYYEADPNLYGQIKVTSE from the exons GtagttagttttgtaattgtcaaaacaaaaaaaaaaattaactttttttttggtttcagtGGACATGGAAGCTTCTCAAATGACCCGAGGTTGAACAGTGTGGTGGGTCACCTTCTTCATTCCTCTATTCTAGTCCCTTACCATGGCTG GAGAATTAGCCACAGAACTCACCACCAGAACCATGGACATGTTGAGAACGACGAATCTTGGCATCCT ATGTCTGAGAAAATCTACGAGAGTTTGGACAAACCGATTCGGTTCTTTAGATTCACACTGCCTCTCGTCATGCTCGCTTACCCTTTCTACTTG TGGGCAAGAAGTCCGGGGAAGAAGGGTTCTCATTACCATCCAGACAGCGACTTGTtccttcctaaagagagaaatgatGTTCTCACTTCTACCGCTTGTTGGACTGCAATGGCTGCTCTGCTTGTCTGTCTCAACTTCGTGATGGGTCCAATGCAAATGCTGAAACTTTATGTGATTCCTTACTGG ATAAATGTTATGTGGTTGGACTTTGTGACTTACCTGCATCACCATGGTCATGAAGATAAGCTCCCTTGGTACCGTGGGAAG GAATGGAGTTACTTGAGAGGAGGACTTACAACATTGGACCGTGACTACGGATTGATCAACAACATCCATCACGACATTGGAACTCATGTGATACATCATCTTTTCCCTCAGATCCCACATTATCATCTAGTAGAAGCA ACAGAAGCAGCTAAACCAGTATTAGGGAAGTATTATAGGGAGCCTGATAAGTCTGGACCTTTGCCATTGCATTTACTGGGAATCTTAGCAAAAAGTATTAAAGAAGATCATTTTGTGAGCGATGAAGGAGATGTTGTATACTATGAAGCAGACCCTAATCTCTATGGACAGATCAAGGTAACATCAGAATGA